A section of the Brevundimonas sp. AJA228-03 genome encodes:
- a CDS encoding IS481 family transposase, translated as MNVHENARLTAHSRADLVRRVVDQGQPRKVVAAAFGVDPKTVGKWVNRFRTEGTAGLRDRSSRPHRLRAPTPTGVQEQIIALRRRQRFTGQQIARDAKVSPATVSRILRRVRLSRIRDLEPPEPVRRYERDLPGDMIHIDIKKLGRFDQPGHRVTGDRTRQSNGRGVGWEFVHVCIDDASRIAFSQIRPDEKASSAVPFLKAAIEYYAGLGVTVTRVMTDNGSCYKAFAFRDACKALGLRHIRTKPYTPKTNGKAERFIQTALREWAYAQKYQSSDRRAAELPFWLHRYNWHRPHGGIKRQTPISRLALTGDNLLRLHT; from the coding sequence ATGAACGTGCATGAGAATGCCCGGCTGACGGCGCATAGTCGAGCCGATCTGGTGCGGCGGGTGGTGGATCAGGGCCAGCCGCGCAAGGTCGTGGCGGCGGCCTTCGGCGTCGATCCCAAGACCGTCGGCAAGTGGGTAAACCGGTTCAGAACCGAGGGCACGGCGGGTCTGAGGGATCGTTCGTCGCGTCCGCACCGGCTGCGGGCCCCGACTCCGACAGGGGTCCAGGAGCAGATTATCGCCCTGCGCCGACGGCAGCGCTTCACGGGCCAGCAGATCGCCCGCGACGCCAAGGTGTCGCCGGCCACGGTCAGCCGGATCCTGCGCCGCGTCCGCCTCAGCCGCATCCGCGACCTGGAACCGCCTGAGCCGGTTCGCCGCTACGAGCGCGACCTTCCCGGCGACATGATCCACATCGACATCAAGAAACTGGGCCGCTTCGACCAGCCCGGCCACCGCGTCACCGGCGATCGAACCAGACAGTCCAACGGGCGCGGCGTCGGCTGGGAGTTCGTCCACGTCTGCATCGACGACGCCTCACGCATCGCCTTCAGCCAGATACGGCCCGACGAGAAGGCCTCGAGCGCCGTCCCCTTCCTGAAGGCGGCTATCGAGTACTACGCCGGACTCGGCGTCACCGTGACCCGGGTCATGACCGACAACGGCTCATGCTACAAAGCCTTCGCCTTCCGCGACGCCTGCAAGGCGCTGGGCCTCAGGCACATCCGCACAAAACCCTACACGCCAAAGACCAACGGCAAGGCCGAGCGCTTCATCCAGACCGCCCTGCGCGAATGGGCTTACGCACAGAAATACCAGAGCTCGGATCGACGCGCCGCCGAGCTTCCGTTCTGGCTACACCGATACAACTGGCATCGACCACACGGCGGCATCAAACGACAAACACCCATCAGCAGACTCGCCCTCACTGGGGACAACCTGTTGAGGCTCCACACCTAG
- a CDS encoding aspartate aminotransferase family protein, producing MGVYNRAPLQVDRGRGARLWATDGTEYLDCVQGISTNGLGHAHPVLVEAVKAQADKLWHVSNIFRIPGQEDLADALTGASFADVVFFTNSGTEAVECALKTARKYHAANGNPERIDIYGFDGAFHGRTYGAINAAANPSYTEGFGPKMQGFHQLKWGDHEALKAAIAEPNTAAIIVEPVQGEGGCRAMPDVCLRGLRELCDQHGVLIIFDEVQCGMGRSGKLWAHEWAGMAPDIMAVAKALGGGFPIGACLATTEAARGMTVGAHGSTFGGNPLAMAVGLAAFNAINTPEILGNVNEIAGYLKQQLHGLKERFPDVIEDVRGKGLLIGLKLKPNNREFMGWARDGQHLLIAGGGDNCVRMLPPLNLTLDEARDAVERLERTCEAARGKMAA from the coding sequence ATGGGTGTCTACAATCGCGCGCCGCTGCAAGTGGATCGCGGGCGAGGCGCGCGTCTGTGGGCGACGGACGGGACCGAGTATCTGGACTGCGTCCAGGGCATCTCGACCAACGGTCTGGGCCATGCCCATCCGGTGCTGGTCGAGGCGGTGAAGGCCCAGGCCGACAAGCTGTGGCACGTCTCCAACATCTTCCGGATTCCGGGTCAGGAAGACCTGGCCGACGCCCTGACCGGGGCCAGCTTCGCCGACGTCGTCTTCTTCACCAACTCGGGGACCGAGGCGGTGGAGTGCGCGTTGAAGACGGCGCGCAAATACCATGCGGCCAACGGGAACCCTGAGCGGATCGACATCTACGGCTTCGACGGGGCCTTCCACGGCCGGACCTACGGTGCCATCAACGCCGCCGCCAACCCCAGCTATACCGAGGGCTTCGGGCCCAAGATGCAGGGCTTTCACCAGCTGAAGTGGGGTGACCACGAGGCGCTGAAGGCCGCCATCGCCGAGCCCAACACCGCCGCCATCATCGTCGAGCCGGTCCAGGGCGAGGGCGGCTGTCGCGCCATGCCCGACGTCTGCCTGCGCGGGCTTCGCGAGCTGTGCGACCAGCACGGCGTGCTGATCATCTTCGACGAGGTCCAGTGCGGCATGGGCCGGTCCGGCAAGCTGTGGGCCCATGAATGGGCCGGCATGGCTCCGGACATCATGGCAGTGGCCAAGGCCCTGGGCGGCGGCTTCCCGATCGGGGCCTGCCTGGCCACCACCGAAGCGGCCCGGGGCATGACCGTCGGAGCCCACGGCTCGACCTTCGGCGGCAATCCCCTGGCCATGGCGGTCGGTCTGGCGGCCTTCAACGCGATCAACACGCCCGAGATCCTGGGCAACGTCAACGAGATCGCGGGCTATCTGAAGCAGCAGCTGCACGGCCTGAAGGAGCGCTTCCCCGACGTGATCGAGGATGTGCGCGGCAAGGGGCTGCTGATCGGGCTGAAGCTCAAGCCCAACAATCGCGAGTTCATGGGCTGGGCGCGCGACGGACAGCATCTGCTGATCGCGGGTGGCGGTGACAACTGCGTGCGGATGCTGCCGCCGCTGAACCTGACGCTGGACGAGGCGCGCGACGCCGTCGAACGCCTGGAGCGCACCTGCGAGGCTGCGCGGGGCAAGATGGCGGCCTAG
- a CDS encoding ABC transporter permease: MTDLASTRPSGLPTPRHYAGVNWIGVQTLYLREVRRFWKVGAQTVAAPVVTTLLYMLVFVVALKGARPPLHGTPFAEFVAPGLIMMAMLNNAFANASSSLIQAKIMGTSTDFLTPPLSPLELTIGFSLGAATRGLAVGLVTAVCVLPFARLGVYNVLAIVWFGLIASLLMGMVGVLAGLWSEKFDHLSAVQNFVVMPMTFLSGTFYLVENLPEPFASISHWNPFFYLIDGFRYGFIGHAEGSLMIGVLMSAVLTVVMAMACWLVFRSGWRLKS; encoded by the coding sequence ATGACCGATCTCGCCTCCACCCGCCCCAGCGGCCTGCCGACGCCGCGCCACTATGCCGGGGTCAACTGGATCGGCGTGCAGACGCTGTATCTGAGGGAGGTCCGCCGCTTCTGGAAGGTGGGGGCCCAGACCGTCGCCGCGCCGGTGGTGACGACGCTGCTCTATATGCTGGTCTTCGTCGTGGCGCTGAAGGGGGCGCGGCCGCCGCTGCACGGCACGCCCTTTGCCGAGTTCGTGGCCCCGGGCCTGATCATGATGGCGATGCTGAACAATGCCTTCGCCAATGCCTCGTCCAGCCTGATCCAGGCCAAGATCATGGGCACCTCGACCGACTTCCTGACCCCCCCACTCAGCCCGCTGGAGCTGACCATCGGCTTCTCGCTGGGCGCGGCGACGCGCGGGCTGGCGGTCGGTCTGGTCACGGCGGTCTGCGTCCTGCCGTTCGCGCGGCTGGGTGTCTACAACGTCCTGGCTATCGTCTGGTTCGGCCTGATCGCCTCCCTGCTGATGGGGATGGTCGGCGTGCTGGCGGGACTCTGGTCCGAGAAGTTCGACCACCTGTCGGCGGTCCAGAACTTCGTCGTCATGCCCATGACCTTCCTGTCGGGCACCTTCTATCTGGTCGAGAACCTGCCGGAGCCCTTCGCCAGCATCAGCCACTGGAACCCCTTCTTCTATCTGATCGACGGCTTCCGCTACGGCTTCATCGGCCATGCCGAGGGCAGTCTGATGATCGGGGTGTTGATGAGCGCGGTCCTGACGGTCGTCATGGCCATGGCCTGCTGGCTGGTGTTCCGGTCGGGCTGGCGGCTGAAGAGCTGA
- the lpdA gene encoding dihydrolipoyl dehydrogenase: protein MQQIKTKVLIIGAGTGGYVAGIRCGQLGLDTVLVDGGDGLGGTCLNVGCIPSKAIIHTAGKFETVAKAAGDGTLGITAASPAIDLSQTVAWKDGIVRKLNAGVAALLKKARVKVIKGWATFQDAKTCRVETDDGPITITAEHVILATGSEPVELPFLPFGGDVISSTEALSLDAVPGRLVVVGGGYIGLELGIAYRKLGAEVAIVEMADRILPLYDKALTDPVMKWLTDHGVELHLGARAGGFGDGKLSITTKDGEPMQLDADKVLVTVGRRPRTSGWGLDNMGVAMAGPFVKIDDRCATSMKNVWAVGDLTGEPMLAHKGSAQGEVVAEIIAGHDRRFDPVTIAAVCFTEPEIVSAGLGPLDVAGRDDVITAVFPLAAIGRALAIEAGEDGGFVRVLASKADHRLLGVQAVGQHVAELSNSFAQMLEMGAVLEDVAGVIHVHPTLGEAFHEASLRALGHAIHI, encoded by the coding sequence ATGCAGCAGATCAAAACCAAAGTCCTGATCATCGGCGCGGGCACCGGCGGCTATGTCGCCGGGATTCGCTGCGGCCAGCTGGGCCTCGATACCGTGCTGGTCGACGGCGGCGACGGGCTGGGCGGGACCTGCCTGAACGTCGGCTGTATTCCGTCCAAGGCCATCATCCATACGGCGGGCAAGTTCGAGACGGTGGCCAAGGCCGCCGGGGACGGGACGCTGGGGATCACGGCGGCCTCGCCTGCCATCGACCTGAGCCAGACTGTGGCCTGGAAGGACGGCATCGTCAGGAAGCTGAACGCCGGGGTCGCGGCCCTGCTGAAGAAGGCCAGGGTCAAGGTGATCAAGGGGTGGGCGACCTTCCAGGACGCCAAGACCTGCCGCGTCGAGACCGACGACGGGCCCATCACCATCACGGCCGAGCATGTGATCCTGGCGACGGGGTCCGAGCCGGTCGAACTGCCCTTCCTGCCGTTCGGCGGCGACGTCATCTCCTCGACCGAGGCCCTGTCGCTGGACGCCGTGCCGGGCAGGCTAGTCGTGGTCGGCGGCGGCTATATCGGGCTGGAGCTGGGCATCGCCTATCGCAAGCTGGGGGCTGAGGTCGCCATCGTCGAGATGGCCGACCGCATCCTGCCGCTCTACGACAAGGCCCTGACCGACCCGGTGATGAAGTGGCTGACCGACCACGGGGTGGAGCTGCACCTCGGGGCCCGGGCCGGCGGGTTCGGCGACGGGAAACTGTCGATCACCACGAAGGACGGCGAGCCGATGCAGCTGGACGCCGACAAGGTGCTGGTCACCGTCGGCCGCCGTCCGCGCACATCGGGCTGGGGTCTGGACAACATGGGCGTCGCCATGGCCGGGCCGTTCGTGAAGATCGACGACCGCTGCGCCACCAGCATGAAGAACGTCTGGGCCGTCGGCGACCTGACCGGTGAACCCATGCTGGCCCACAAGGGATCGGCGCAAGGCGAAGTCGTCGCCGAGATCATCGCGGGTCATGACCGCCGCTTCGACCCCGTCACCATCGCCGCCGTCTGCTTTACCGAGCCGGAGATCGTCTCGGCGGGGCTGGGTCCGCTCGACGTCGCGGGCCGGGACGATGTGATCACGGCCGTCTTCCCCCTGGCCGCCATCGGCCGGGCGCTGGCCATCGAGGCCGGCGAGGACGGCGGCTTCGTGCGGGTGCTGGCGTCCAAGGCCGATCACCGCCTGCTCGGCGTCCAGGCCGTCGGCCAGCACGTCGCCGAACTGTCCAACAGCTTCGCCCAGATGCTGGAGATGGGCGCGGTGCTGGAAGACGTCGCCGGGGTCATCCACGTCCACCCGACCCTGGGCGAGGCCTTCCATGAGGCGAGCCTTCGGGCGCTGGGCCACGCCATCCACATCTAG